The DNA window CAGAGAAGATCTAGGTCGGAAATGCACTTACTATGTCGACTATCCGTATTCTGCCTTTGGTAAGTTAATCTTTCCATTCCTAATATATCATTCTTGTTGTGCTTCGATTTTTCGCCCGGTTTTGTGCAACAGGAAAACCATATGActtatgtcatcatacatgttaCAAGGGAATGACTTTCCTCAAGGTAAAAGTTTCCGTTTCTCAGTCAGAAATAATTAAGTTGTTAAAGAACCATTCCACTGATTCTGCAGGAAATGGAGCTCAGATAAGCAACGGAAAGGAAGAGGAGTATGCATGGCTTGCAGAGATAGAAACACCAGACGACCTATATATGCGTTCGGGTGTGTATGTTGGCCCATCTATTCGGGTTTAGGGTTtggtatatataaatatcatgttGGCTGCTCAGTTCTTTGGCCTGAATCTAGGGAAAGCTTTGAGAAGATAAGTCATGGCCTCAATCACATGCAAATCTGAAATATGCTCTTTCAATGAGCTTTAAACATGGCTTTGCTCTTTGATCAATACAtgtaattgaaaaagaaaaagaaaaagagtaacCATAAAATTGTTTGATCAGACATCTTCAGTAGGTTGTATGATCTCCAATGTCCTTGCTCAACACATATTTGGATGCTGTGGGTACGAGAATGTGAATTTTCAAAAAtcttctaaagaaagaaaaaattgaacataTGCATGTTGGACGCTTATATCGAATATATTAAACTTGATCTTTTCTTCACAATAATTGAGccgattttatattttttttgaaagtgtCATTTTATAAATACGTACAAGTACAATATAGGCAGATTCGTATCAATTTTTGAATCAATTgatctaatatttttatatagattAATACTTTAATCAATTTTTGATCCAATGATCAATCTGATTTGATACAAACAATCAACTATAAACAAAAACCTATAAACAATCACAATCTTAAAAATTAGAGATGATCAAACAGTTAACTGAATCAAattagtattaattaaattaattgaatttttaatcctttaacggttaatcgaattgaatttttttgaaaaaaattaactgaaccaaaatatttcgattaattcggtCAGTTAATCGAAgtaaccgaaatttatatatttttgtttttttgttaaaataagtataaaatatataaaaataaataaattgataatgtttATAAGactaaattaaccaaattaattgaactaaaattagatataatttgtattattaaatattaagtttaattaattcaattaattacccAATTTTACAACCGAATTAATCAataactaaatttataaaaaaatcattaactgACCTCAActgaattaaattgatttaattaattaatttaattttaactgaaattttaaGAGCGTTACCTAAAATACTTCAATGTTAAAAGTAATTTGTTAGCACCTCCAACGCTTAGTACGTATAAACATCATTAATTTTAGCCTGTCGAACATGCTCCGTGAATTTGCCACTTGGCAGCATCATAACCCCACCCCgacaaaaaggaaaataaaagaaaaaaatccgTTTTTCACGTAACCGAAAAAACTGCTAAAATAAATTCTGTACGcagattttcccttttcttcgCTGCATCTACCCAATTCTCTTATAAGCAAACCAAGCaatcacaaaaaagaaaaaaaaaagaaaaaagaagaagaaaatctaATCTTTAAACCCAAAATCCAAATTCAGAAcccttattttttcttttcaaaacctttcaaaaaaaaagaaacccaagaacaaatgttattattgttattaatattccagcaaaaaaaaaaacacaagaaataagaaataatggGTTGTATCTGCAATTGCTTCGTAGGGTTGCTGAACAGCGTATTGCTAACAGTAGGGATAGGTTTCGTCATATCTGGTGCTTACCTCAACATCAATGGTAACAGCGATTGCGAGAAAGTTTTAACCACCCCGTTAATTGTGATGGGTGGTCTTTTGCTCATCCTTTCCCTTATAGGAATAATGGGAACCTCATGCAGCAGCACCTTCTGCATGTACATTTATTTGACCCTCATGTTCCTTTTGATACTCGGTGTCATCGCTTTCACCATCTTCGTTTTCATGATCACCAACCAAGCCGTCGGGAAAGCCATCGCCGATAGCGAGAAAGTCATTGAACCCAAAAACCCCATGGATTTTTCCAATTGGTTGGCAAAAAAAGTCAATAAGGAGAATAACTGGAAAAAGATCAAGAGTTGTCTCATTGATGCCAGGCTTTGTACCACCGACGAATATAAACTTGAATTTAACTTCTTGGTGTTAGTGGGTCAGGTCCCTGACATCGAGGTTTATAACAAGAGCCTCCCTGCATTACAGGTATACATTATAATTACATATATTCTATTATTTAAGCCTGACTGAGTCGGTGTAATGAATCAATCAGACATCAAATTAATTATTGGACCATAAAAATTAGATAGGTTTGATCTATGATTATTGAGTCTTTCTAAAAAGATCTACTAAATTCATCAAATTGTTCCAAAGAATCAAAACGGCAAGTTATTAATGAAATTCATTGTCGGCTCTTGTAAAATACTCGTTTAGATGAGGGCTTCCAAAAACATTATAAGCAAAACATGTATTGACGAATAACCAACCTAGGATGAATAGGAAAGGTATAGTAATACTATGAATGATCCAATATTGAATATCGGTAATAATATCAGCAAAAGAATGTCCTCCTATGCTTCCAGACATGCCGAGcttataaaatttacgaaaatgttctgtaataattaaaataaaatatattattcgagagtattttattttttatttaaaaaataaaaatatacatacgAACGAATTTGAATCTATGCCATTAAGTAAAAGCTTAAATTAACCACTCAatcaaaattttactttaatttatttatacattttaattttattatatacacTTTATTACCTCTATTTTTTTGTGTATCTATACTACTATTTAAGCCTTTAACTGAGTTGGAGTCACGAGTCATCTGGgcaccaactcaattaaaaatattacgaAAGTatctttttgtaattaaaataaattacattattcaataacattttaattttttttacttataatatgttattattaaacACATTTCTGTAttctaaatatgtgttttttacATATGTATACCTGCTTTGCTTGGGATTCaaattctttaatttataattatccgggttttttattttttgggcaGGCGGCGTGTTGTAAGCCGCCGGATGTGTGTGGGTTTACACAGAAGAACAAGTCAGTGTGGGAAGTGCCGAAATCGGGACCGTCGTCGAAAAACAAGGACTGTAAGAAATGGAGCAATGATGGGGATAAGATGTGCTTTGAGTGCGATTCATGCAAAGTTGGGGTGGTTGAAAACCTAAAGAGGGAATGGAAGGCTTTGGCGTTAATCAATATCTGTCTCTTAGCTTTCTTAATTCTCATTTACATGCTCGGTTGTTGTGCTTTTTGTTGCTAATAAAtagttttttataattaattttattatgtttctgaaaaaaaaaaatttacaagtgtttatgattaattgtctttattgtattgtaaaattacaaaattatttttataaaacttttgaAGGTATTAAAGTCttaaatgagatatttatgttgTTTAGCTTAAGGTGGAGGAAATTTGAATTTGGCTCTGTCATTGTTGAGTAGATTGAGTTATGTAGTCAACTGAATTAGTGTATATATGTAAGCTTAGTTAaacttttgtatttttaatttatattatttagtagaaaaatattaagttggaatcaaaatcaaattatcAACAATTATAAGAATacgacaaaattcaaacatgtgATCTCTTTATAAGAGTGTCTCATTTAAATATACCTGCTGTCACAATAAGTTGACCCAAACAATCTACAAAAAATATATGGGAAAATGTTCTTTACAATACTCATCAATCGTCGCACTCCCAACCTAATGAATGCCTCATTTAGTTCCTTCAAGTTGAATGCAACAGTACTTTTAGTTGGCATTTGTCATTCTATAAATACTCTTACTCGGCATCGTGACAAAAAGAGCTAGAATACACACAACAAACATAGTGCTTACACTACTAAAATTCGACCTCAACACTTTTAAACCTTCATTCTAGTAGCTCTTTGCATCATTTATGATGTGAACTGCATCTATTCCAATAGTTTTTTGCATTTCTTACGGTGTAAATTGCTACCATTGTATTTTTCTACGTCTTGTATGATATAATTGTTAAAACAAATAGGGTATAAAGCCTACTTCTACCCAAAATCCCTCTCTAATCCTAAAACGAGAGGAAAAACACTTtcaaacccacatcctcctaATTGCTACTATGGCAACAATGTAAATTAAGCTAAGGGCACAATTTGCAAAAGaaggttaattttaaataaatatgaaacataattattactttataaaaaaaatactcttgtataagtaattttttaaaaaattaaccatgAAGTGTGGTGTGTTGGTTTCTTTCCCCAaaccttttaatatttttatacatttcaataTTTTACAATTGTTTCTTTCACGTTGTTTGTATATTGAGTTGGTGTTACAAATCAACTCAACATTAACTTAAGAAAAATGACAACACCATAATAAATAATCGGAatacatttaatattcttaatctagtgtatttttctatttaaaatttctttttttttaaattttaactaattttttattttaatttcatactgcatatatatatatctttcaaacattattttcaacatcaatttaatttcTCATCCATAGGACcatatttatgatttaatttcataattaatttttttaagaaattaatttacCTCCTAAATTTAAGTtaaggaaagaaaaatatatcaattaGTGCCGTGATATTTCTAAAGGAAATAAATCTACCATTAAtgcaatattatttttatttaatttgatgaaaataatcaattaaatatAAACAGTGATTGTagattaaatatttcaaaaataaataaataaattaaacaaccTTATTGATGTCTATTAGCATTTGTTTAACCggttattaaaaatattaaattttttctacttttatttatcttaaaaatcTTGATTCTATgagtaataattaatttaaaaccattattattttaattttttttgtgggCACCCTACAAATGACTACATTCAATAATCAATGATTGGAAACAAAACCAACGGGTTTTAGTTGTATAGCATATATTAATAAATGGCATGTTGTACCGACAATGACAGTGCAGCAAATAACCAtgagaattatataaaaaatttgagcTTCACTttcattaatattaaatatataaccaTAATTAGGTTAAGTAATTTCTTTAATTTAGCACTAAAATCAAGCTAATAATTTCCGGAATTTTTAGGAtctgttttaaaaattatttaatatttattgttatttaaattttaggttaAGTAATTTCgcttaaattgaattttttaaattctaaacaaaattagttgattatttattgtattatttttttaacttataaacaTATGGTACCATAGAGTCTAGAATTTttgtttaagaaataaataaataaataaaatataataaaaatcccttaaataaatttatccaaaaaaaaaaacaaaaacaaaaaacaaaaagattAGTAGTACTACGAGGTTTCCGTGAAACTCGTATGAACAtgtataattaaagaaaaaaaattaaataaatccaCCGACGACAAGGTTTCTATTTTTAATGTCACCGcaaaagtaaaatttaaaccaCTCTCTCtcccaaaaatactaaaaaaggACCATTTTCTTTCATAGTTTAGCTACTACAATTTGTCTATGCCCTTGTTCTTCTTCTTACATTGTTGCCGGCCGGAGCCATCACCGACGTTGTCATAATCATTGTTTCATTGTAAAGACAGTAACATATATTGTCTtgttttttttaaggaaatattTGGATAAAAATGGTGGCATTACGAGTTGAACAACTGAAGCAGTTGAAGGACATTTTCGCGAGGTTCGACATGGATTCCGACGGAAGCCTCACCGTTCTCGAGCTGGCGGCGTTATTGAGATCGCTAGGGCTGAAGCCATCGGGTGATCAAATCCATGCGCTGTTAGCCAAAATGGATTCCAACGGCAACGGTGCGGTGGAATTCGATGAACTAGCCAATACTATATTGCCTACAATGAAAGATGAGATACTGGTGAACCAAGAGCAACTCACGGAGGTTTTTCGGTTGTTCGACCGTGACGGAAATGGGTATATCACGGCGGCGGAGCTGGCTGGTTGCATGGCGAAAATGGGTCATCCGTTGACGTATAAAGAGTTAACGGATATGATAAAAGAGGCTGATGCCGATGGGGATGGTGTCATTAGCTTCAATGAGTTTTCTTCTGTAATGGCAAAGTCGGCCTTGGAATTTCTGGGCATTTCTTTATCATCATCTTAACTAATACTAAAGTTTAAGTTAGGTTAATTATGGTGATTATTTTTGCTTCCTTTTTGTGTAAACATCATATCCTTGGATCATTTATAACGACGGGTCTTATGTGACTAATTTCAACCACTGAAATATATTCTTTTGGTAGTGATGGCTGGTTGGGTTTCAAAAGTTGAACTGTAATTATAAATTGTGTTTGGATTGCTAGGCTGAGAGGCCTTACATAATACCCAGGTGGACAGCCCGTATTCTCGTTTTACGAAACATGACACTGGGCTTTTACAACAATTGAAGGCCGTATTCTGGCTTTGCCCACAGCCGCCAATGCACACCCAAAGAGCCACTCACAATGTTAACAAAAATACCCAAACTCAAAAACCGAATTTTATGATCTTTAGTTGTCGATTTAAGCTATTATATGGGTTGGATTTGATTTTaagtataataaatttaattattaaaaaatatttttaattttctaatacAATACTTATAATCCTTTCTCAAACCTTAAATcagaaaaaaatacatttaaatatatttaaacccaagttatcttcatttttttaaaaattttaatgtttgaaacTTAAATggattttatgaaaaaaatggaGTTTAGACCAATT is part of the Gossypium hirsutum isolate 1008001.06 chromosome D11, Gossypium_hirsutum_v2.1, whole genome shotgun sequence genome and encodes:
- the LOC107911385 gene encoding tetraspanin-8, whose translation is MGCICNCFVGLLNSVLLTVGIGFVISGAYLNINGNSDCEKVLTTPLIVMGGLLLILSLIGIMGTSCSSTFCMYIYLTLMFLLILGVIAFTIFVFMITNQAVGKAIADSEKVIEPKNPMDFSNWLAKKVNKENNWKKIKSCLIDARLCTTDEYKLEFNFLVLVGQVPDIEVYNKSLPALQAACCKPPDVCGFTQKNKSVWEVPKSGPSSKNKDCKKWSNDGDKMCFECDSCKVGVVENLKREWKALALINICLLAFLILIYMLGCCAFCC
- the LOC107911256 gene encoding probable calcium-binding protein CML15, with protein sequence MVALRVEQLKQLKDIFARFDMDSDGSLTVLELAALLRSLGLKPSGDQIHALLAKMDSNGNGAVEFDELANTILPTMKDEILVNQEQLTEVFRLFDRDGNGYITAAELAGCMAKMGHPLTYKELTDMIKEADADGDGVISFNEFSSVMAKSALEFLGISLSSS